In Gadus morhua chromosome 2, gadMor3.0, whole genome shotgun sequence, a single window of DNA contains:
- the LOC115557024 gene encoding adhesion G protein-coupled receptor E1-like, with product MIYWALLLHLSLLVILSNAADLDDPGSCTGYTNLTDPWRNRAFTRTDWPGYPKNDFRLSNKWWRFTGIGGDTAIDDCTYNRGGFQHPWQVVVSYPDIESLTPTKGTTRTWANGCGTQGIMIDFVLCPGGFYVFRPLAAGASESGFATYHSKCGPDSCGPLAECTSTPVGGCICFSGYEIPPEHLPVDGSYGCVDIDECVRKPDICGPDSICTNLNGTYNCTCLPGFNDTNPAGILGTSHSCEDIDECFNSTVCGPRSNCTNIPGKHICQCEPGNIASDPSTAPDEDNTCEDVDECVEDITICGPEAVCNNTIGAHFCICNHGYRVDPSDMIASSENPCNDIDECSETVDLCGTKTVCTNAPGTFDCSCPDGYFPTTGVIWELDVTFCKSIPELLDEITPPEGQTKERAFLGNVNQQLKDNAGVILPEVTVKNCFSASMEVSGANSKPPKAVTSDGDADTGSVMLDISEGLVSSLVEPSQNGTNKTLQTAVVDLSIQTFIPGSSNGESNVLSVKGISMEVNLEALAQDNNGSAAAAVLTLHGIEGMLSHRFFKTENQTEMNSDIITAFLPKTKHSNFSQPVNFTIQHKKKTEAGLVTCVYWEGKDQTSVKVEASGGEEAQASHWSVKGCLVAYSDENYTICSCSHLSTFALILQIGDPPPEDPFLEWLNRVCVTIGLFFFALAIVTFLLCSWNAKINNTARLHLCISLASSHFLMLWMDRYVDNKVACKVMAGVLHFLILASFSWMLLEALQLFLLVRRLSKVQVIQRDGLPTPVLYLIGYGAPFVILGVSAAVFSDGYGATDSQVCWLSTERSFNWALTGPVVALLGMNLVLFCATLVCLRPTLASMKSDVSQSKDTRLIVFKILAQSVILGCTWILGLYQANLFFQVLFILLNSQQGTFLFIVHCLLNKEVRGEYIKWLSCSFGKSGNAGAAKDFHSGSDNMDATEEQENK from the exons ATGATCTACTGGGCCCTGCTGTTACATCTCA GTTTGCTTGTCATCCTCTCAAATGCTGCAGACCTCGACG ATCCAGGATCCTGCACCGGCTACACCAACCTGACGGATCCATGGCGCAACCGCGCCTTTACAAGAACTGATTGGCCCGGCTACCCCAAAAATGACTTCCGGTTAAGCAACAAGTGGTGGAGATTCACAGGGATTGGTGGAGATACAGCAATTGATGATTGTACCTATAATAGAGGTGGCTTCCAACACCCGTGGCAAGTGGTGGTGTCCTATCCAGACATTGAATCCCTGACACCAACAAAGGGAACTACCCGGACATGGGCTAATGGATGCGGAACACAAGGAATAATGATTGACTTTGTGTTGTGTCCGGGAGGCTTCTACGTCTTCAGACCACTTGCTGCTGGGGCAAGCGAATCCGGCTTTGCTACTT ATCATTCTAAGTGTGGTCCAGACTCCTGCGGTCCCCTTGCTGAATGTACCAGTACCCCTGTAGGAGGCTGCATTTGTTTCTCTGGGTATGAAATCCCCCCTGAGCACCTTCCTGTTGATGGTTCCTATGGCTGTGTTG ACATCGATGAGTGTGTGAGAAAACCTGATATCTGTGGTCCAGACTCCATATGCACCAACCTCAATGGAACGTACAACTGTACCTGTCTGCCAGGATTCAACGACACAAATCCAGCAGGGATACTAGGAACATCTCACTCCTGTGAAG ATATTGACGAGTGTTTCAATTCCACCGTCTGCGGCCCTCGTTCCAACTGCACCAATATTCCTGGAAAACATATCTGCCAGTGTGAGCCGGGAAACATAGCCTCCGACCCGTCCACGGCCCCTGATGAGGACAACACCTGTGAAG ATGTTGATGAGTGTGTGGAAGACATCACCATCTGCGGCCCTGAGGCCGTCTGCAACAACACAATCGGGGCCCATTTCTGCATCTGTAACCACGGTTACCGCGTCGACCCCTCAGATATGATCGCCAGCTCTGAAAATCCATGCAATG ACATTGATGAATGCAGTGAGACGGTGGATCTTTGTGGAACTAAAACCGTGTGTACCAACGCACCAGGGACCTTCGACTGCTCCTGCCCTGATGGCTACTTCCCCACCACTGGGGTCATTTGGGAACTGGATGTAACATTTTGCAAAA GTATTCCGGAACTTCTTGATGAGATTACACCTCCAGAG GGACAAACAAAAGAAAGAGCTTTTCTTGGAAATGTTAACCAACAGCTGAAGGATAATGCAGGCGTCATTCTGCCAGAAGTG acggTGAAAAACTGCTTTTCTGCATCAATG GAAGTGTCAGGTGCTAACTCTAAGCCGCCCAAGGCGGTGACCAGTGATGGTGACGCAGATACAGGCAGTGTGATGCTGGACATCTCAGAGGGTCTGGTTTCTTCCCTCGTAGAACCCAGCCAGAACGGAACCAACAAGACGCTCCAGACAGCAGTAGTAG ATTTGAGTATACAGACCTTCATTCCTGGAAGCAGCAATGGAGAGAGTAATGTCCTTTCGGTCAAGGGAATCAGCATGGAGGTCAACCTCGAGGCTCTCGCTCAGGACAACAATG GAtcggcagcagctgcagtccTCACCCTCCATGGCATAGAGGGGATGCTCAGTCACCGCTTCTTCAAGACCGAGAACCAGACTGAGATGAACTCTGACATCATCACCGCCTTCCTACCCAAAACCAAGCACTCCAACTTCTCCCAACCCGTCAACTTCACCATCCAGCACAAGAAG AAAACGGAGGCTGGCCTGGTGACCTGTGTGTACTGGGAGGGCAAAGACCAGACGTCCGTGAAGGTGGAGGCCTCTGGGGGCGAGGAGGCGCAGGCAAGCCACTGGTCGGTAAAGGGCTGTTTGGTGGCATACTCCGATGAGAACTACACCATTTGCAGCTGTTCCCACCTCTCCACCTTCGCTCTCATCCTGCAGATCGGAGAT CCTCCTCCAGAGGACCCCTTCCTGGAGTGGTtgaacagagtgtgtgtgaccatCGGCCTGTTCTTCTTCGCACTGGCCATTGTGACCTTCCTCCTGTGCAGCTGGAACGCCAAGATCAACAACACAGCCCGTCTGCACCTCTGCATCAGTCTCGCCTCCTCCCACTTCCTGATGCTCTGGATGGACCGATACGTTGACAATAAG GTGGCTTGTAAAGTCATGGCCGGCGTGCTCCACTTCCTGATTCTGGCCAGTTTCTCCTGGATGCTCCTGGAGGCCCTGCAGCTCTTCCTGCTGGTCCGGAGACTTTCCAAGGTCCAGGTCATCCAGAGGGACGGCCTCCCCACACCAGTGCTGTACCTGATTGGCTATGGTGCACCGTTTGTGATTCTGGGCGTGTCTGCTGCGGTATTCTCTGATGGATATGGTGCCACAGACTCACAAGT GTGCTGGCTATCAACAGAACGCAGCTTCAACTGGGCTCTGACAGGGCCTGTGGTCGCTCTCCTTGGT ATGAACTTGGTGCTGTTCTGTGCCACCCTGGTGTGCCTGAGGCCCACACTGGCCAGCATGAAGAGTGACGTGTCGCAGTCCAAGGACACCAG GTTGATCGTGTTCAAGATCCTGGCCCAGTCTGTCATCCTGGGCTGCACTTGGATTCTGGGCCTGTACCAGGCCAACCTCTTCTTCCAGGTGCTCTTCATCCTGCTCAACTCCCAGCAGGGCACCTTCCTCTTCATCGTGCACTGTCTGCTCAACAAGGAG GTGAGGGGAGAGTACATCAAATGGCTGTCCTGCTCATTCGGGAAGTCAGGAAACGCTGGAGCAGCG AAAGACTTTCATTCCGGTTCAGACAACATGGACGCCACTGAGGAGCAAGAAAATAAGTGA